In Brevibacillus brevis NBRC 100599, a single genomic region encodes these proteins:
- the comER gene encoding late competence protein ComER, translating into MNRIGFIGTGSMGSILIESLLSAKALTPGHVIISNRTPAKAQQLAEKHPGLIVAHSNADLAKEAITIVLCVKPLEYSVMLEQIAPALTPDHLLITITSPIKLADLESQVPCAVARVVPSITNAVMSGVSLCEFGSRIQEEQRQFIRSLFAHISSPIEISEPFLRITSDIVSCGPAFISYILQQMIQEAVEETGISAEAATYMTTQMLIGIADLLREEAFTLPTLQKRVCVPGGITGEGLIPLQDGIPGLFAQVFRRTQAKFAEDQELVARNLNNQPH; encoded by the coding sequence ATGAATAGAATTGGGTTCATTGGTACGGGCAGCATGGGCAGTATCTTGATTGAATCATTGCTGTCAGCCAAGGCGCTGACACCTGGTCATGTCATTATCAGCAACAGAACCCCTGCGAAGGCGCAGCAACTGGCAGAAAAACATCCTGGGCTCATTGTCGCGCACAGCAATGCCGATTTGGCCAAAGAAGCTATAACGATCGTGCTGTGCGTCAAGCCACTGGAATATAGCGTGATGCTTGAACAAATCGCTCCTGCCTTAACGCCAGACCACCTGTTGATTACGATCACCAGTCCGATCAAGCTTGCGGATTTGGAGTCTCAAGTTCCTTGTGCCGTTGCCCGAGTCGTTCCTTCTATAACAAATGCCGTCATGAGTGGTGTTAGCTTATGTGAATTCGGATCACGAATCCAAGAGGAACAGCGTCAATTCATACGAAGTCTGTTTGCGCACATTAGCTCCCCTATTGAGATTTCGGAGCCTTTTTTACGAATTACTTCTGACATTGTCAGTTGTGGGCCAGCGTTTATCAGCTATATTTTGCAGCAAATGATTCAAGAAGCTGTTGAAGAAACGGGTATTTCCGCAGAAGCTGCTACCTACATGACTACGCAAATGCTAATTGGGATCGCAGATCTTTTACGGGAAGAAGCGTTCACCCTCCCTACTCTCCAAAAAAGGGTCTGCGTGCCCGGAGGAATTACTGGGGAAGGACTGATTCCTTTGCAAGACGGTATTCCTGGTCTTTTCGCCCAAGTATTTCGCCGCACACAAGCGAAGTTTGCCGAGGATCAGGAACTGGTTGCACGAAATTTGAACAATCAGCCGCATTAG
- a CDS encoding ComEA family DNA-binding protein: protein MVLEWWERYRRILLLTAAVLFVGCSYWLYQRDQSHKTAELPLHTPAYAASDVETKERTDDSVAAQPAKPVKATQEKDKDKEPLPPPLYVDVKGQVKNPGLYQFEPGTRVATAIEKAGGALPDADLVQINLAAPLADGAALVIPAKGATAPVSSSIGLVQSAASVSTTGASSVINLNTATADELMSLPGIGEARAKAIVDYRSKQGPFRSADDLKQIEGIGEKMFARIKDRLMVQ, encoded by the coding sequence ATGGTGTTGGAATGGTGGGAGCGTTATCGCCGTATCCTCTTGCTGACTGCGGCTGTTCTGTTTGTCGGTTGTAGCTATTGGCTCTATCAACGCGACCAATCGCATAAGACTGCCGAACTACCGTTGCATACTCCAGCTTATGCAGCATCAGATGTTGAAACAAAAGAACGAACAGATGATTCAGTTGCTGCTCAACCTGCCAAGCCAGTAAAAGCAACGCAAGAAAAAGATAAGGATAAGGAACCACTCCCCCCTCCTCTCTATGTCGATGTGAAAGGGCAAGTGAAAAACCCCGGTTTATACCAATTTGAACCAGGTACGCGTGTCGCAACTGCCATCGAAAAAGCAGGAGGAGCACTTCCTGATGCTGACCTGGTACAGATCAATTTGGCAGCGCCGCTCGCAGATGGAGCTGCTCTTGTCATCCCGGCTAAAGGGGCAACCGCACCAGTCTCCTCATCCATTGGCCTTGTACAATCCGCTGCAAGCGTATCCACCACTGGTGCCTCTTCAGTCATAAACCTCAACACGGCAACTGCCGATGAGCTCATGAGCCTTCCCGGAATTGGAGAAGCTCGTGCAAAGGCAATCGTGGATTACCGGTCAAAACAAGGACCATTTCGTTCAGCGGATGACCTGAAACAGATTGAGGGAATTGGCGAGAAGATGTTTGCACGGATAAAGGATCGGCTGATGGTACAATGA
- the asnB gene encoding asparagine synthase (glutamine-hydrolyzing), whose protein sequence is MCGIVSLYNKRQKPVQQEAISAMTGVILHRGPDDDGFHLEDNIALGFRRLSIIDVEGGHQPLFNETRDIWIIGNGEIYNYKELQQWLKDIGHVFHTDSDIETILHLYEEVGTDAPKHLRGMFGFTIYDSRKKRLFGARDHFGIKPLYYVETNDSIGVASEIKSLLELPGFKREVNPTAFYHYLTFQYVPDPETMFAGIYRIPPAHSFVVENDQIKLERYWDVEFKPDESKPFSYFVEGTRSVMLESVDKHRISEVSRGAFLSSGVDSSSIVGMLRTFEPVKSFSVGSDIPGYSELDYAKRTAAYLGSEHFERVINAKQYMDELPRLIWHQDEPVADPSAILLYFVAQMASEHVTVVLSGEGADEFFGGYNIYREPHSLKMFSGMPGWMRQSIGYMAERLPDQVKGKNFLIRGSKTVEQRFFGNALIFSEEMKKRVVMEDITRSESYVSPFTITEEIYKRASEYDDVTKMQYLDIHTWLRGNILMKADKMTMANSLELRVPFIDLKVFEFAATIPTKYKIANGTTKHVLREAMKDFLPPEIQSRKKLGFPVPTRHWLKNEFYKWAKEIIFESKVDNLINKAYVLYMLDEHREGNADYSRKIWTILVFMLWHQIFIEQKHNFEPYVSPNVDLRRKKNSSLQHIG, encoded by the coding sequence ATGTGCGGAATCGTATCACTCTATAACAAGCGGCAAAAGCCTGTTCAACAAGAAGCGATTAGTGCAATGACGGGTGTCATCCTGCACCGTGGTCCAGATGACGATGGTTTTCACCTTGAAGACAACATCGCCCTGGGCTTTCGTCGTTTAAGCATCATTGACGTGGAAGGCGGACATCAACCGCTGTTTAACGAAACACGTGACATCTGGATTATCGGTAACGGCGAAATCTACAATTACAAAGAGTTACAGCAATGGTTAAAGGACATCGGTCACGTTTTCCACACCGATTCTGATATTGAAACCATCCTCCACCTTTATGAAGAGGTAGGAACAGATGCACCTAAGCATTTACGCGGGATGTTTGGCTTTACGATCTACGACTCCCGTAAAAAACGTCTGTTTGGGGCACGCGACCATTTTGGAATCAAGCCTCTCTACTATGTTGAGACGAATGATTCGATCGGGGTTGCCAGTGAGATCAAAAGCTTGCTGGAGCTGCCAGGCTTCAAGCGCGAAGTGAATCCAACCGCTTTTTATCACTATTTGACGTTCCAATATGTACCTGATCCTGAAACGATGTTTGCTGGCATTTACCGTATACCACCTGCACACTCGTTCGTGGTTGAAAACGACCAGATCAAGCTGGAAAGGTACTGGGATGTAGAATTCAAGCCTGATGAAAGCAAGCCGTTCTCTTATTTTGTTGAGGGTACGCGCAGTGTCATGCTTGAATCTGTCGACAAACACCGAATTAGCGAAGTTTCTCGTGGAGCCTTCTTGTCTAGTGGTGTTGACTCTAGCAGTATCGTTGGGATGTTGCGTACATTTGAGCCAGTCAAATCTTTTTCTGTTGGCTCTGATATTCCTGGTTATAGCGAGCTCGATTATGCGAAGCGAACCGCAGCATACTTGGGATCGGAGCATTTCGAGCGCGTGATAAACGCCAAGCAGTACATGGATGAATTACCAAGACTGATCTGGCATCAGGACGAACCGGTAGCAGACCCATCTGCCATCTTGCTCTATTTCGTAGCACAGATGGCGAGTGAACACGTAACCGTTGTATTGTCCGGTGAAGGTGCAGATGAATTTTTTGGCGGATACAATATTTACAGAGAGCCTCATTCTCTCAAAATGTTTTCCGGAATGCCTGGCTGGATGCGCCAATCCATCGGATACATGGCAGAACGCCTCCCTGATCAGGTAAAAGGGAAGAACTTCCTCATCCGCGGGTCGAAAACGGTTGAACAGCGCTTCTTCGGAAACGCACTGATTTTCAGCGAAGAGATGAAAAAGCGCGTCGTCATGGAGGATATTACCCGTTCGGAATCGTATGTATCTCCTTTCACCATTACAGAAGAGATTTACAAACGCGCTTCCGAATATGATGATGTGACCAAGATGCAATACTTGGACATTCACACTTGGCTCAGAGGCAACATTTTGATGAAGGCCGACAAGATGACGATGGCCAATTCTTTGGAGTTGCGAGTGCCTTTCATTGATCTGAAGGTATTTGAATTCGCCGCTACCATTCCAACCAAGTACAAAATTGCCAACGGCACGACCAAGCACGTTCTTCGTGAAGCGATGAAAGACTTCTTACCACCTGAGATCCAATCGAGAAAAAAGCTGGGCTTCCCTGTTCCGACTCGTCATTGGCTCAAAAACGAATTTTACAAATGGGCAAAAGAGATCATTTTTGAATCCAAGGTGGATAATTTGATCAATAAGGCCTATGTGCTCTACATGCTCGATGAACACCGTGAAGGCAATGCGGATTACAGCCGCAAAATCTGGACGATCCTGGTCTTCATGCTGTGGCATCAGATCTTCATTGAGCAAAAGCACAATTTTGAGCCTTATGTCAGCCCGAATGTAGACCTTCGCCGCAAGAAAAATTCTTCGCTGCAGCATATCGGCTAA
- a CDS encoding DNA internalization-related competence protein ComEC/Rec2, whose amino-acid sequence MKEQDGGITVSVWIASLAMMIGLILSAYLHPAWLLLATGLLGGVVACIPLPYRKCVACYSLISILAGLFFYGYENLHSSEVKPLAEREQTIWIEGVIDSPVRRDGDAARFFVTITSWGENERDQNEHWSLEKIALRVKLASFQEAKQIEQWRRGSVIAAPIRLSLPAPARNPHAFDYASYLYWQGVHVTGETSYQAVEMTPAFSVWASFQEWQDSGARRIELLFTDTETAGYMKSLLLGLGQEVNPELAAMYSNLGLSHILAISGLHVTLVSSMFMWCLERIGIRRRLAFVVTILFLIGYVLLVGASASAIRSGLMGSVGLLCQVVGKKLDGKDVWAGALILMLLMNPYQLWHVGFQLSFAVTLGLIIFVPYSLHVFVRVPVWIRTLLAVTLSAQLVSFPFLIYHFHLFSPVSWLVNLVVTPILSAIALPFGYIAVVLDFVHPFLAVIPVWLSTAMLKWIHLPLFAIEKMRLPFTYWPHPSWWWLALYTCFLGALPISWRLGYHRKRDIMLTFVIFLSFIVAARQPFSGVEEVRITFLDVGQGDSIVVEIGDQKVYLMDAGGTMQFPAAEPWMEKRDPFEVGKDVVLPFLMARGIEKIDRVIMTHGDLDHIGGFKSLVPHFSFGEVLVNGTAPSKLEGEIVQLFQQEGVPILTGLPGQSWSDAPGIEWKWLHPGESTFSGNDASVILQLTAFNKTVLFTGDIEKDGESQLVQNGLTSVDVLKVAHHGSNTSSTEELLAVTAPKAAVISAGVKNRYGHPSPEVLHRLKKSGSAVYRTDAHGAITLVITPTGLYWQAQILDT is encoded by the coding sequence ATGAAAGAACAGGACGGGGGAATTACAGTGTCAGTATGGATAGCAAGCCTAGCGATGATGATCGGCCTCATTCTGTCCGCCTATTTGCATCCTGCTTGGCTGCTATTGGCTACAGGCTTATTAGGGGGAGTCGTTGCATGTATCCCGTTACCATACCGCAAATGCGTTGCGTGCTACTCACTGATTTCTATTCTAGCAGGTCTCTTTTTTTATGGGTACGAGAATCTCCACAGCTCTGAAGTGAAACCATTAGCAGAAAGGGAGCAGACCATCTGGATAGAAGGTGTCATTGATTCTCCTGTGAGACGGGACGGCGATGCAGCACGATTTTTTGTCACGATAACATCCTGGGGTGAAAACGAGCGTGATCAGAACGAGCATTGGTCTCTCGAAAAAATCGCGCTTCGTGTTAAACTTGCCTCTTTCCAAGAAGCAAAACAAATAGAGCAGTGGAGACGTGGGAGTGTTATCGCGGCTCCGATCCGACTATCCTTACCAGCTCCTGCGCGCAATCCTCATGCCTTCGACTACGCCAGCTATTTGTATTGGCAAGGTGTCCATGTCACAGGGGAAACAAGCTATCAAGCGGTTGAGATGACACCTGCTTTTTCTGTTTGGGCGAGCTTTCAAGAATGGCAGGACTCGGGTGCAAGGCGAATTGAATTATTATTTACAGATACAGAAACAGCGGGTTATATGAAGTCGCTCCTGCTTGGTCTTGGACAAGAGGTGAACCCCGAGCTTGCGGCGATGTATTCGAATTTGGGCTTAAGTCATATCCTCGCAATTTCCGGTTTGCATGTGACATTGGTCAGCTCTATGTTTATGTGGTGTTTGGAGCGGATTGGAATCAGACGCAGACTAGCATTTGTTGTAACGATTTTGTTCTTGATCGGGTATGTGCTTCTGGTGGGAGCCAGCGCGTCGGCGATCCGATCTGGACTGATGGGAAGTGTGGGGCTTCTCTGCCAGGTAGTTGGAAAGAAGTTGGATGGCAAAGACGTCTGGGCTGGGGCACTCATCCTAATGCTGCTGATGAATCCGTATCAGCTGTGGCATGTCGGTTTTCAGCTTTCTTTTGCGGTAACACTTGGTCTGATCATTTTTGTGCCATACAGCTTGCATGTGTTTGTTCGGGTACCTGTCTGGATTCGTACACTGCTGGCGGTTACTTTGTCAGCCCAGCTTGTTTCTTTTCCGTTTCTCATCTACCATTTTCATTTGTTCTCACCTGTGTCTTGGCTGGTCAATTTGGTAGTGACACCGATTCTCTCGGCCATAGCGCTACCATTCGGGTATATTGCAGTTGTCCTCGATTTCGTCCACCCGTTTTTGGCGGTGATTCCTGTTTGGTTATCGACGGCAATGCTGAAATGGATTCATCTTCCACTGTTTGCTATTGAAAAAATGAGGCTGCCCTTTACCTATTGGCCGCATCCTTCGTGGTGGTGGCTTGCTTTGTATACCTGTTTTTTGGGTGCTCTGCCCATTTCATGGAGGTTGGGCTATCATCGAAAGCGTGATATAATGCTTACTTTCGTTATATTTCTTTCGTTCATTGTAGCGGCGAGACAGCCGTTTTCAGGAGTCGAAGAAGTGCGAATTACCTTCCTTGATGTCGGACAAGGGGATTCCATCGTTGTCGAAATTGGTGATCAGAAGGTATACTTAATGGATGCGGGTGGGACAATGCAGTTCCCAGCTGCTGAACCATGGATGGAAAAACGTGACCCATTTGAGGTGGGGAAAGACGTCGTTCTGCCGTTTCTGATGGCCAGAGGAATCGAGAAAATCGATCGTGTCATCATGACGCATGGCGATCTGGATCACATTGGGGGATTCAAATCGCTTGTTCCTCATTTTTCTTTTGGAGAGGTATTGGTGAATGGAACAGCACCTTCGAAATTGGAGGGTGAGATTGTCCAACTTTTCCAACAAGAAGGAGTTCCGATACTAACCGGGCTTCCGGGTCAATCATGGTCAGATGCACCAGGAATCGAGTGGAAGTGGCTGCACCCGGGTGAATCGACTTTTTCAGGAAATGATGCATCCGTAATACTCCAGCTGACTGCTTTCAACAAGACTGTATTGTTTACGGGTGACATTGAAAAGGATGGGGAAAGTCAGCTTGTTCAAAACGGTTTGACTTCTGTGGATGTTTTGAAAGTAGCCCATCATGGAAGCAATACCTCGAGTACCGAAGAGCTCCTTGCAGTCACAGCACCAAAAGCCGCTGTAATCTCTGCCGGGGTGAAAAATCGGTACGGGCATCCTTCGCCCGAAGTGCTACATCGCCTAAAAAAATCGGGTTCCGCCGTGTACAGGACTGATGCTCATGGAGCGATTACGCTGGTTATTACACCTACGGGATTATATTGGCAGGCCCAAATATTGGATACATAA
- a CDS encoding RNA polymerase sigma factor has protein sequence MHEAELIRMAQSGDHDALVELLRSIETSVYRSAYYILGNEQDALDASQEVLIRIYRKLDTYQEKAKFSTWVQRIVSNVCMDKFRAKKETVSIDEHELIIPDRNNVEEEILLTGLSNDIQEAIGRLPKQYRMVVVLRYLEDLSYQEIAEALDLPLNTVKSYLFRARQQLQELLYDYQKGGIG, from the coding sequence ATGCATGAAGCAGAGTTGATCAGGATGGCGCAATCCGGGGATCATGACGCGCTAGTTGAACTGCTTCGATCTATTGAGACCTCCGTTTACCGAAGCGCTTATTATATTCTAGGGAACGAACAAGACGCGCTCGATGCCTCCCAGGAAGTCCTCATTCGAATTTATCGAAAGTTGGACACCTATCAGGAAAAAGCAAAGTTCTCTACCTGGGTACAACGCATTGTTAGCAACGTTTGTATGGATAAATTTCGCGCGAAGAAGGAAACGGTCTCAATTGACGAGCACGAGTTGATCATTCCTGATCGTAACAACGTAGAGGAAGAAATCCTTCTCACCGGGCTGTCGAATGACATCCAGGAAGCCATCGGAAGATTGCCAAAGCAATATCGAATGGTTGTAGTACTCCGCTATCTGGAGGATTTGTCTTATCAAGAAATAGCGGAGGCACTAGATTTGCCGCTTAACACGGTAAAGTCGTACTTATTTCGGGCTAGGCAACAGTTACAGGAGCTGTTGTACGACTACCAGAAAGGGGGGATCGGTTGA
- a CDS encoding anti-sigma factor family protein: MTNEEIFELMQRDLDGDLSESEQQLLHRLIQKDTDLQLMYNRLKDVSQQLEHLPPVVPPISIVDSILPKLESAAAKPAAVKSMVNEEILPTLEVKRESSSLPESKKWKRMKVWMASLGTTAVAASLLVGMLFSGGDGKKQEVDSFQNGTDMTPAAVEQPKTPGPDAPTPPSNNPISSNSKEEEDKTKKSTKSATQTKSKRPPAKNVQKQTPPPKKTNPPQPPKKVVPPPPVMTDDQPSGWPIGLDENPDREDKEPANDKKDDDGDKQEEKDKGKNKEKKKNKDND, encoded by the coding sequence ATGACCAACGAAGAGATTTTTGAACTCATGCAGCGGGATTTGGATGGAGATTTGTCGGAGTCAGAGCAGCAACTACTCCATCGTTTGATCCAGAAAGATACTGACCTGCAGCTTATGTACAACCGTTTGAAAGATGTGTCACAACAATTGGAACATCTACCCCCTGTCGTACCTCCGATCAGCATCGTAGATTCTATCCTACCCAAGCTGGAGTCAGCCGCTGCAAAGCCTGCTGCGGTGAAATCTATGGTGAACGAGGAAATCCTGCCCACTCTGGAAGTTAAGCGTGAGTCGTCTTCACTGCCGGAATCAAAAAAGTGGAAGCGGATGAAAGTGTGGATGGCTAGTCTTGGTACTACAGCCGTCGCAGCCAGCTTATTGGTTGGCATGCTTTTCTCTGGCGGTGATGGTAAGAAGCAAGAAGTCGATTCGTTCCAGAACGGAACGGACATGACGCCAGCGGCCGTGGAACAACCTAAAACCCCCGGGCCAGATGCTCCCACTCCTCCAAGCAATAATCCAATATCATCGAATTCAAAAGAGGAAGAGGACAAGACGAAAAAGTCTACGAAATCGGCTACTCAGACGAAGAGTAAAAGGCCACCGGCAAAGAACGTTCAAAAGCAGACACCGCCACCGAAGAAAACGAATCCGCCACAGCCACCGAAGAAAGTTGTACCTCCACCGCCAGTAATGACAGATGATCAACCATCGGGCTGGCCGATCGGACTGGATGAGAATCCGGACAGAGAAGACAAAGAACCTGCTAATGACAAAAAGGACGACGACGGGGACAAGCAAGAGGAGAAAGACAAGGGAAAAAATAAAGAGAAGAAAAAAAATAAAGATAATGACTAA
- the holA gene encoding DNA polymerase III subunit delta, translating to MPLLSAIREIRQKQFSPIYVLYGPESFLAEDFLAVARKEMIDPEFMDLNMSMYDCTETGLSEILQDAETLPFMGEHRLVIARQAYFLTGSKPSTKVESDPDALLDYLQNPPPYTTLILHTEADKLDERKKLVKTLQQKAKVIPFPLLKDGDLYGWVERQAGKYQAKIDRQQTMKLVERVGAELRLLDKEIEKMALFVGVGESITDDAIELLGARTLEQDVFGLIEQVASGRLDKALRMMYDCMKTGEEPIKLLALLARQFRMLLHVKQLAPRGYSQQQVAGMIKMHPYAVKKAMEQARHFSEESLKKLLGILAEEDFRMKSGQVDKRLALELFIARAHDERTKRS from the coding sequence ATGCCACTCCTATCGGCTATTCGCGAAATACGGCAAAAACAATTCTCGCCGATCTACGTCTTATACGGTCCGGAGTCTTTTCTGGCCGAAGATTTTTTGGCGGTGGCTCGTAAAGAAATGATTGATCCAGAATTTATGGATTTGAATATGAGCATGTATGATTGCACCGAAACAGGATTGAGTGAAATTCTGCAGGATGCGGAAACCTTGCCGTTTATGGGCGAGCATCGATTGGTAATTGCCAGACAAGCCTACTTTTTAACAGGAAGTAAGCCTTCGACGAAGGTAGAAAGTGACCCAGATGCTTTGCTCGATTATTTGCAAAATCCGCCCCCCTACACTACGCTTATTCTACATACAGAAGCGGACAAGCTCGATGAACGAAAAAAGCTGGTTAAAACGTTGCAGCAAAAAGCGAAAGTGATCCCTTTTCCGTTGCTAAAAGACGGGGATTTATACGGATGGGTAGAGCGGCAAGCGGGTAAATACCAGGCGAAAATTGATCGTCAGCAGACCATGAAGCTTGTGGAGCGAGTAGGAGCCGAGCTACGTCTACTGGACAAGGAAATCGAAAAGATGGCTCTGTTTGTCGGGGTGGGGGAAAGCATCACGGATGACGCTATTGAGCTGCTCGGAGCACGTACGCTGGAGCAGGATGTATTCGGGCTGATTGAACAGGTCGCTTCGGGGAGATTGGACAAGGCACTCAGGATGATGTACGACTGCATGAAAACAGGAGAGGAGCCGATCAAACTGCTGGCTCTCTTGGCGAGGCAGTTCCGCATGCTGTTGCATGTCAAGCAATTGGCCCCGCGTGGTTATTCACAACAACAAGTGGCAGGCATGATTAAAATGCATCCCTACGCAGTGAAAAAAGCAATGGAACAAGCGCGTCATTTTTCTGAGGAGTCGTTAAAAAAACTGCTAGGTATCTTAGCCGAAGAAGATTTCCGGATGAAGTCAGGGCAAGTGGACAAGCGCCTCGCCCTCGAATTATTTATTGCACGTGCACATGACGAACGAACAAAACGGTCATGA
- the rpsT gene encoding 30S ribosomal protein S20, which produces MPNIKSAIKRTKTIEKRRAHRASQKSDLRTSIKNFEKAVAASDVALAKSTLLVAVKKLDKAASKGLIHKNAANRQKSRLMKKLNVLSAPVA; this is translated from the coding sequence ATGCCAAACATTAAATCCGCGATTAAACGCACCAAAACAATCGAAAAGCGTCGCGCACACCGCGCTTCTCAAAAGTCTGATCTGCGTACTTCCATCAAGAACTTTGAGAAAGCTGTCGCTGCTTCCGATGTAGCATTGGCGAAATCTACTCTTCTGGTGGCTGTGAAAAAGCTGGACAAGGCCGCTTCGAAAGGTCTCATTCATAAAAACGCAGCAAACCGTCAAAAGTCTCGTTTGATGAAAAAGCTTAACGTTCTGAGCGCTCCTGTAGCGTAA
- the gpr gene encoding GPR endopeptidase — protein sequence MAHNIDLSGYSIRTDLALEAHELAQQQNQSDIEGIWLQADDSEPNVKVTRLHVETEEAGKEIGKLPGHYLTIEVPKLRDNDTSIEEQVAKRFSAEFAMFLKQLGITEDKKALVVGLGNWNVTPDALGPMVVENLLITRHLYTLAPETVGEGYREVSALSPGVLGITGIETSEIIFGVVEKSKPDFVICIDALASRALHRVNTTIQISDTGIHPGSGVGNKRKAIDQETLGVPVIAIGVPTVVFASTIVNDAITYLLGHFGQSMVESKRVFNKLALSTLPERKEPYTEEDLPDLESRKTFMGLVGSLPEEEKRQLIHEVLRPLGQDLVVTPKEIDDFIEGVANVIATGLNRALHSAVNEENSGSYTH from the coding sequence ATGGCACATAACATTGACTTGTCTGGTTATTCCATTCGTACGGATCTGGCCTTGGAGGCCCACGAGCTTGCTCAGCAGCAAAACCAGAGTGATATTGAAGGCATTTGGCTGCAAGCTGACGATAGCGAGCCCAATGTGAAAGTAACGAGATTGCATGTGGAAACAGAGGAAGCGGGAAAGGAAATCGGCAAGCTCCCGGGGCATTACCTAACCATTGAAGTGCCCAAGCTGCGGGATAACGATACATCGATTGAGGAGCAGGTGGCCAAGCGCTTTTCCGCCGAATTTGCGATGTTTCTCAAGCAACTGGGGATCACAGAGGACAAAAAGGCTCTCGTCGTTGGTCTGGGTAACTGGAATGTGACCCCCGATGCGCTTGGACCAATGGTTGTGGAAAATTTGTTGATTACACGCCATCTGTACACGCTGGCGCCTGAAACCGTTGGAGAAGGGTATCGGGAAGTCAGTGCGCTATCACCGGGCGTCCTTGGGATTACGGGTATAGAAACGAGTGAAATTATTTTTGGCGTCGTGGAAAAAAGCAAACCCGATTTTGTCATCTGTATCGATGCACTTGCGTCCCGCGCGCTGCACCGGGTCAACACTACGATTCAAATATCGGACACAGGGATTCATCCCGGATCAGGAGTCGGAAACAAGCGCAAAGCGATTGATCAGGAGACACTTGGTGTGCCTGTGATTGCGATAGGAGTCCCTACGGTCGTTTTTGCCTCCACGATTGTAAATGATGCGATTACATACTTGCTGGGGCATTTTGGACAATCCATGGTGGAGAGCAAGCGGGTGTTTAACAAACTGGCATTGAGTACGCTGCCAGAGCGTAAGGAACCGTATACCGAAGAGGATTTGCCTGACTTGGAATCCCGTAAGACATTCATGGGATTGGTAGGTTCACTGCCGGAAGAAGAGAAACGGCAACTGATTCATGAGGTCCTCCGGCCGCTTGGACAGGATCTGGTCGTCACGCCAAAAGAAATTGATGATTTTATTGAAGGCGTGGCTAATGTGATCGCAACAGGCCTGAATCGGGCCTTGCACAGTGCCGTAAATGAAGAAAATAGCGGCTCGTATACCCACTAA